In a single window of the Bacillus clarus genome:
- a CDS encoding MFS transporter: protein MFKGSVGNLIEWYDWYVYSAFAVYFSAEFFPKGDSTSQLLNTAAIFAVGFLMRPIGSLLMGRYADRHGRRAALTLSITIMASGSLIIACTPSYESIGIMAPIILVLARLLQGLSLGGEYGTSATYLSEMASSGRRGFYSSFQYVTLVAGQMVALGVQIVLQQLLSEPDMKAWGWRIPFIIGAMGAVAVLWLRRTMDESEQFANIKSQKRESAGTISALMKHPKAVLTVVGLTLGGTVAFYTYTTYLQKFMVNTVGLPKEVVSWINFVALLIFVVLQPIAGLLSDKIGRRPLLMAFGILGTLLTAPIFFFMEKTTEPIIAFLLMMVGLIIVTGYTSINAIVKAELFPTEIRALGVGLPYALTVAIFGGTAEFIALWLKSIGMESLFYFYVAGCIAISFITYWRMDESSKTSQIEAELGGGDKLANNKSS from the coding sequence ATCTTCAAAGGTTCCGTCGGCAATTTAATTGAATGGTACGACTGGTACGTTTACTCTGCTTTTGCTGTTTATTTTTCAGCAGAGTTCTTTCCTAAAGGAGATTCAACAAGCCAATTACTGAACACAGCGGCTATTTTCGCAGTTGGATTTTTAATGCGCCCTATCGGAAGTTTACTAATGGGACGTTATGCCGATCGACACGGTCGCCGGGCGGCATTAACTCTTTCGATTACAATTATGGCGAGTGGTTCTTTGATTATCGCCTGTACGCCTAGTTACGAAAGCATCGGTATTATGGCACCAATTATTTTAGTGCTTGCCCGTTTACTTCAAGGATTATCACTTGGCGGAGAATACGGAACTTCAGCGACATATTTATCTGAAATGGCTAGTAGCGGACGTCGTGGCTTTTATTCAAGCTTTCAATATGTAACGCTCGTTGCTGGACAGATGGTTGCATTAGGCGTTCAAATTGTTCTTCAGCAATTACTAAGCGAACCAGATATGAAAGCTTGGGGATGGCGTATTCCATTCATTATTGGAGCGATGGGCGCTGTAGCTGTATTATGGCTTCGCCGCACGATGGATGAATCGGAGCAGTTTGCAAACATAAAATCGCAAAAACGCGAAAGCGCAGGAACCATTAGCGCTCTTATGAAACATCCGAAAGCAGTATTAACAGTAGTCGGCCTAACTTTAGGAGGCACTGTTGCATTTTATACGTACACAACATATTTACAAAAATTCATGGTAAACACAGTCGGTCTTCCGAAAGAAGTTGTAAGCTGGATTAACTTTGTCGCACTACTTATTTTCGTCGTACTTCAACCAATTGCAGGGCTACTATCCGATAAAATTGGACGCCGCCCACTATTAATGGCTTTCGGTATTCTTGGAACTTTACTCACAGCACCAATCTTCTTCTTTATGGAAAAAACGACAGAACCAATTATAGCATTTTTACTTATGATGGTCGGTCTTATTATCGTTACTGGTTACACTTCCATTAACGCAATTGTAAAAGCCGAACTCTTCCCAACTGAAATCCGCGCACTTGGCGTAGGTTTGCCATATGCACTAACAGTTGCCATATTCGGCGGAACAGCTGAGTTCATCGCATTATGGCTAAAGAGTATCGGAATGGAATCACTATTCTACTTCTACGTAGCTGGATGTATCGCGATCAGCTTTATTACGTATTGGCGTATGGATGAGTCATCAAAGACTTCGCAGATTGAGGCGGAGCTTGGTGGTGGAGATAAACTAGCTAATAATAAATCTAGTTAA
- a CDS encoding ATP-binding protein, with protein sequence MKKSRKVSLQTKILSLIITLILFVVLLLAGIFVYMQSVDTKRQVEQLSLQTAKSLSFMPAIKEAFQYNEHKSTIQSIAEQVREQAGADYVIVEDRYGVMYSHSNSDLIGTKSDNPYNYEALTFGGYYTLEGKGESGPALMAKAPIIVHNGDYDQVVGVVTVEFLIKGIESNILNRTKEIILFSVAVLLVGIVGGILLARSIRKDTLGLEPNEIAALYRERSAILLSIKEGIIAIDQNGFITMMNTSAEEMLHVNGDYMHPHISKVLPDFNMERVLENDQEIAFQDKVFILNMTPILENNSTVGVVCSFRDKTELQNLVNTISEVRKYSEDLRAQTHEFTNKLFVLSGLLQLGHYREAIEFIQQESNIHQSQNHILFHQIHDAKVQAILLGKLGTASEKKIDFHIEGDSTLHPLPDHIKVSHLITIVGNIIDNAFDAVSTQEEKNVSFFVTDIGHDIVFEVIDSGVGVSVEKITTIFQKGFSTKGTNRGYGLANVKEMVDLLGGTIEIQNEKNGGAIFTIYLPKTLRESK encoded by the coding sequence ATGAAAAAATCACGTAAAGTGTCATTACAAACGAAAATATTAAGTTTAATTATTACATTAATTTTATTTGTCGTTCTCCTTTTAGCGGGAATATTTGTTTATATGCAGTCTGTTGATACGAAGCGTCAAGTGGAACAGTTATCGTTGCAAACGGCTAAATCTCTTTCTTTTATGCCAGCTATAAAAGAAGCTTTTCAATATAACGAGCATAAAAGTACCATTCAATCAATTGCGGAACAAGTTCGCGAGCAAGCTGGTGCAGATTATGTAATTGTCGAAGATCGCTATGGAGTTATGTATTCGCATTCTAATTCGGATTTGATTGGTACGAAGAGCGACAATCCATATAACTATGAAGCACTTACTTTTGGAGGATATTATACGCTTGAAGGGAAGGGCGAAAGCGGTCCGGCTTTAATGGCGAAGGCGCCAATTATTGTTCATAACGGAGACTACGATCAAGTCGTAGGTGTCGTTACAGTAGAGTTTTTAATAAAAGGTATTGAATCTAACATATTGAATCGAACGAAAGAAATTATACTCTTTTCCGTAGCGGTTTTACTAGTTGGAATCGTTGGTGGTATCCTTTTAGCGCGTAGTATTCGCAAAGATACACTCGGCTTGGAACCAAATGAAATAGCAGCGTTATACAGGGAACGAAGCGCGATACTACTATCTATAAAAGAAGGAATTATCGCCATTGATCAAAACGGTTTTATTACTATGATGAATACGTCTGCAGAAGAGATGTTACATGTAAATGGTGATTATATGCATCCGCACATTTCAAAAGTTTTACCGGATTTTAATATGGAGAGAGTGCTAGAAAACGACCAAGAAATAGCGTTTCAAGATAAAGTGTTTATTTTAAACATGACACCGATACTCGAAAATAACAGTACCGTAGGCGTGGTATGTAGTTTTAGAGATAAAACGGAATTGCAAAACCTAGTTAATACGATTTCTGAGGTGAGAAAGTATTCTGAGGATTTACGCGCTCAAACACATGAATTTACAAATAAGCTTTTCGTGTTATCTGGTTTATTGCAGTTAGGGCACTACAGAGAAGCGATTGAATTTATCCAACAAGAATCTAATATTCATCAAAGCCAAAATCATATTTTATTCCATCAAATTCATGATGCGAAAGTACAAGCTATTTTATTAGGAAAACTCGGAACAGCATCCGAGAAGAAAATCGATTTTCATATTGAAGGAGATAGCACACTTCATCCGTTACCAGACCATATAAAAGTTTCGCACCTTATTACGATTGTTGGAAATATTATCGACAATGCGTTTGATGCGGTGAGTACACAAGAGGAGAAGAATGTTTCATTTTTTGTTACTGACATTGGACACGATATTGTGTTTGAAGTAATAGATAGCGGAGTAGGAGTATCAGTAGAAAAAATCACGACTATTTTTCAAAAAGGATTTTCAACGAAAGGAACAAATCGTGGTTACGGGCTAGCAAACGTGAAAGAAATGGTAGATCTACTAGGGGGAACAATTGAAATTCAGAATGAAAAAAATGGGGGAGCTATTTTTACAATTTACCTTCCGAAAACATTGAGAGAAAGTAAATGA
- a CDS encoding helix-turn-helix transcriptional regulator, translated as MKEKHGDSITNKVYEYRVLKRMSQKDLADAVGVSKQTIFVMEKNNYSPSLVLAYRIANYFEVDINEIFSYVGKEDNND; from the coding sequence ATGAAGGAAAAACATGGTGACTCTATAACAAATAAAGTCTATGAATATAGGGTATTAAAAAGAATGTCACAAAAAGATTTAGCTGATGCTGTTGGGGTTTCTAAACAAACAATATTTGTTATGGAAAAGAATAATTACTCTCCTTCACTAGTGTTAGCATATCGAATAGCAAATTATTTTGAAGTTGATATAAACGAAATATTCTCTTATGTAGGAAAGGAAGATAATAATGATTGA
- a CDS encoding ABC transporter substrate-binding protein yields the protein MKRKLFALPFVLILLIALAACSGEKDSSKKAGTSKSGNPKDGGTLTIGVSDNPDTMNPLYANDRVSLTIQQALYAPLYHMEDGKKKFVLAESFTPSEDQLTWTLKLKDNLKWHDGKKITSDDIAFTFQSILDEKQNSSSRENFIFKGKPLEVKKVDELTTQFVLPQVSASFEGVMNDFFPIPKHVFKGEADLVKSKKNLQPVGSGPFKLKEFKSDEYVALERFDDYFAGKAKLDSIVYRVVKDRNTANVSLQNGQINMKMIEPQDFKKLDSTGNFSMVTFPEGRLFYLAYNFNTDLMKKKEVRQAIAHALDKKEMINSAFVSSQFAEPANSILTPDAMYYAKDIKEYKYDQKEAKDLLAKAGVKDKEKVRVMYVTNNKIMESLALYTQQKLQEIGLQVELNALDASAASEKGLDKENKDYDITFGGYIMGPEPDSYKSLFLSNAEYNYARYKNADFDKLWEEAAVETDKTKRAELYHKIQETAREDLPYLPIAYPKAVIAVDKKFDGLKEAKAIPVTMFEDLSKIYEVK from the coding sequence ATGAAACGGAAGTTATTTGCATTACCATTTGTCCTAATACTACTTATTGCATTAGCGGCTTGTTCTGGGGAAAAAGATTCTTCGAAGAAAGCGGGCACTAGTAAATCAGGGAATCCGAAAGACGGAGGAACGTTAACGATAGGTGTTAGCGATAATCCTGATACGATGAATCCGCTCTATGCGAACGATCGTGTGTCATTAACGATACAGCAAGCTTTATATGCGCCGCTATATCACATGGAAGACGGTAAGAAAAAGTTTGTTCTTGCTGAGAGCTTTACGCCTTCAGAAGATCAATTAACGTGGACGTTGAAATTAAAAGATAATTTAAAATGGCATGATGGTAAGAAAATTACATCAGACGATATAGCATTTACATTCCAATCTATTTTAGATGAGAAGCAAAATAGCTCAAGTCGTGAAAACTTTATTTTTAAAGGAAAGCCGCTTGAGGTGAAAAAAGTAGATGAGTTAACAACTCAATTCGTTTTACCACAAGTAAGTGCATCTTTCGAAGGGGTTATGAATGATTTCTTCCCAATTCCGAAACATGTATTTAAAGGTGAAGCAGATTTAGTGAAGAGTAAGAAAAACTTACAGCCTGTAGGATCAGGTCCGTTTAAATTAAAAGAATTCAAATCAGATGAATACGTTGCGTTAGAGCGATTCGATGATTATTTCGCTGGTAAAGCGAAATTAGATTCTATCGTATACCGCGTTGTAAAAGACCGTAATACAGCAAATGTTTCCCTGCAAAATGGTCAAATCAATATGAAGATGATTGAGCCGCAAGATTTTAAGAAATTAGATAGCACTGGGAACTTCTCAATGGTGACATTCCCTGAAGGTAGATTATTCTACTTAGCTTATAACTTTAATACAGACCTTATGAAGAAAAAAGAAGTGCGCCAAGCAATTGCGCATGCATTAGATAAGAAAGAAATGATTAACTCAGCATTCGTTTCTAGTCAATTTGCTGAACCAGCAAATTCGATCTTAACACCAGACGCTATGTATTATGCGAAAGATATAAAAGAGTATAAGTATGATCAAAAAGAAGCGAAAGATTTATTAGCAAAAGCTGGTGTGAAAGATAAAGAAAAAGTACGCGTGATGTATGTAACGAATAATAAAATTATGGAAAGTTTAGCGCTATATACACAACAAAAATTACAAGAAATTGGCTTACAAGTTGAACTGAATGCATTAGATGCTAGTGCGGCAAGTGAAAAAGGATTAGATAAAGAGAATAAAGACTATGACATTACATTTGGTGGTTACATTATGGGACCTGAGCCAGATTCATATAAGAGCCTATTCTTAAGTAATGCTGAATATAATTATGCGCGTTATAAAAATGCTGATTTCGATAAATTATGGGAAGAAGCTGCGGTTGAAACAGATAAAACAAAACGAGCAGAGCTATACCATAAAATTCAAGAGACAGCGAGAGAAGACTTACCTTATCTACCAATCGCATATCCGAAAGCGGTTATTGCAGTAGATAAAAAGTTTGATGGATTAAAAGAAGCGAAAGCAATTCCTGTCACAATGTTTGAAGATCTATCTAAGATTTATGAAGTGAAATAA
- a CDS encoding ABC transporter ATP-binding protein encodes MHEENLIEVRNLKKYFPIKKGLFGRKTEQLKAVDDLSFTIKKGETFGLVGESGCGKSTTGRSIIRLHDVTSGNILFDGKDIADLKESELKEYRKRMQIIFQDPYASLNPTMNVFQIISEPMNIHGSYAKEEQKEIILDLLKKVGLKEEHLYRYPHEFSGGQRQRISIARALSVKPDFILCDEPISALDVSVQAQVVNMLQDIQEETGVTYLFIAHDLSMVRHISDRIGVMYLGNIVEIADSEDLYTKTAHPYTQALLSSMPEPDPTNTGKERIILEGEVPSPLNSPSGCKFRTRCKFATEKCAQEVPKMVEIAKGHEVACHLF; translated from the coding sequence ATGCATGAAGAAAACTTAATTGAAGTTCGGAACTTAAAAAAGTATTTTCCTATTAAAAAAGGACTATTCGGCAGAAAAACAGAGCAATTAAAAGCAGTCGATGACCTTAGCTTCACAATTAAAAAGGGTGAAACATTCGGATTAGTAGGAGAATCTGGCTGCGGAAAATCAACGACAGGAAGAAGCATCATCCGTTTACACGATGTCACTTCAGGGAACATCCTATTCGACGGAAAAGACATCGCGGATCTAAAAGAAAGTGAACTAAAAGAATATAGAAAACGAATGCAAATCATTTTCCAAGATCCATACGCGTCATTAAATCCGACGATGAACGTGTTCCAAATTATTAGCGAGCCGATGAACATTCACGGATCTTACGCAAAAGAAGAACAAAAAGAAATCATATTAGACCTGCTGAAAAAGGTAGGTTTAAAAGAAGAACACTTATATCGCTACCCGCACGAATTTAGCGGAGGACAAAGACAGCGCATTAGCATCGCACGCGCACTATCTGTAAAACCAGATTTCATCCTATGTGACGAACCAATTTCAGCACTTGATGTCTCAGTCCAAGCACAAGTCGTAAACATGCTGCAAGACATCCAAGAAGAAACAGGCGTCACATACTTATTCATCGCACATGACCTCTCCATGGTAAGACACATATCAGATAGAATCGGAGTCATGTACTTAGGAAACATAGTAGAAATTGCCGACAGCGAAGACCTATACACAAAAACGGCACATCCATACACACAAGCACTACTCTCATCCATGCCAGAACCAGATCCAACAAACACTGGCAAAGAACGGATCATCCTAGAGGGAGAAGTACCAAGCCCACTCAACTCACCATCCGGCTGCAAATTCAGAACGCGCTGCAAATTCGCCACTGAAAAATGCGCACAGGAAGTACCGAAGATGGTCGAGATTGCGAAGGGGCATGAGGTGGCTTGTCATTTGTTTTAG
- a CDS encoding ABC transporter ATP-binding protein: MFEKLLEVKNLKTSFFIESGEVEAVRGVTFRLNKGEVVGIVGESGSGKSVMAKSVMSLVTSPGKVKEGEILFHNENILSKSEKELRSIRGNQISLISQDPMSALNPVVKIGKQMTEVIIRHQKVKKKEAQNIAVNLLKQVGLSSPEERVKQYPHELSGGMKQRVMIAMAMSCNPDLLIADEPTTALDVTIQAQILDLMKNLKNETNMALLLITHDLGIVAQNCTRVIVMYGGLIMEEGPVLDIFQLPNHPYTKGLLNSLPKISNGVKERLAPIQGVTPNLLHPPKGCPFAERCPHKIDICEKERPPYFEIGNERRSMCWLNDRVVGDSHA, encoded by the coding sequence GTGTTTGAAAAACTACTAGAAGTGAAAAATTTAAAGACTTCTTTTTTCATAGAAAGCGGCGAAGTTGAAGCGGTTCGCGGCGTTACATTTCGTTTAAATAAAGGAGAAGTAGTTGGTATCGTTGGGGAGTCTGGAAGCGGAAAGAGTGTAATGGCAAAGTCCGTTATGTCTCTCGTTACGTCACCAGGGAAAGTGAAAGAAGGAGAGATTCTTTTTCATAATGAAAACATCCTTTCTAAATCTGAAAAAGAATTGCGTTCTATTCGAGGAAATCAAATTTCACTTATCTCTCAAGATCCAATGTCGGCGCTAAATCCAGTCGTGAAAATTGGGAAGCAAATGACGGAAGTAATTATACGTCATCAAAAAGTAAAAAAGAAAGAAGCACAAAATATTGCCGTCAACTTGTTAAAACAAGTCGGTCTCTCTTCACCAGAAGAAAGGGTAAAACAATATCCGCATGAACTAAGCGGCGGTATGAAGCAGCGGGTTATGATCGCAATGGCGATGTCTTGTAATCCAGACCTTCTCATTGCGGACGAACCGACGACAGCGCTTGATGTAACGATACAAGCACAAATACTAGATTTAATGAAAAACTTAAAGAACGAAACGAATATGGCGTTACTTCTTATTACGCATGACTTAGGAATTGTTGCGCAAAACTGTACACGAGTTATCGTTATGTACGGCGGGCTTATTATGGAAGAAGGACCTGTACTTGATATATTCCAATTACCGAATCACCCATATACGAAAGGGTTATTAAACTCTCTGCCAAAAATATCGAACGGCGTAAAAGAAAGGTTAGCGCCAATTCAAGGTGTAACACCAAACTTACTACATCCGCCAAAAGGTTGTCCATTCGCAGAGCGTTGCCCACATAAAATAGACATTTGTGAAAAAGAACGTCCGCCATATTTTGAAATCGGAAACGAAAGACGTTCCATGTGCTGGCTAAACGATAGGGTGGTAGGTGATTCCCATGCATGA
- the blaIII gene encoding class A beta-lactamase BlaIII, giving the protein MFVLNKFFNILHYKKIVPVVLLSCVSLIGCSNSNTQSELPKQTNQANQIKQENTGNQSFAKLEKEYDAKLGIYALDTGTNQTVAYHSDDRFAFASTSKSLAVGALLRKNSLEALDQRITYTHEDLSNYNPITEKHVDTGMTLKELADASVRYSDSTAHNLILKQLGGPSEFEKILREMGDTVTTSERFEPELNEVHPGETHDTSTPEAIATTLQSFTLGTALPIEKRELLVDWMKRNTTGDKLIRAGVPKGWEVADKTGAGSYGTRNDIAIIWPPNKKPIVLAILSNHDKEDAEYDDKLIADATKVVLNTLKATE; this is encoded by the coding sequence ATGTTCGTTTTAAACAAGTTCTTTAACATTTTACATTACAAAAAGATTGTGCCTGTAGTATTACTTTCATGTGTATCACTTATAGGCTGTTCCAATAGTAACACTCAATCTGAATTACCTAAACAAACGAATCAAGCTAATCAAATTAAACAAGAAAATACAGGTAATCAATCTTTTGCTAAACTTGAAAAAGAATATGATGCTAAGCTTGGTATTTATGCACTGGACACAGGTACGAATCAAACTGTTGCTTATCATTCAGATGATCGTTTTGCATTTGCATCCACATCTAAATCATTAGCTGTGGGCGCTCTTTTACGCAAGAACTCATTAGAAGCTCTTGATCAAAGGATTACGTATACTCATGAAGATCTTTCTAATTATAATCCAATTACTGAAAAGCATGTTGATACAGGAATGACGTTAAAAGAACTTGCAGATGCTTCTGTTCGATATAGTGACAGCACAGCACATAATTTGATTCTTAAACAGTTAGGAGGTCCCTCTGAATTTGAAAAAATCTTGAGAGAAATGGGAGATACTGTTACTACTTCAGAACGATTTGAACCTGAATTAAATGAAGTGCATCCAGGAGAAACACACGATACCAGTACACCAGAAGCGATAGCTACGACACTTCAATCATTTACATTAGGAACTGCACTTCCAATAGAAAAACGCGAACTATTAGTAGATTGGATGAAGAGAAATACAACTGGAGATAAATTGATTCGCGCGGGTGTACCAAAAGGATGGGAAGTAGCTGATAAAACAGGCGCGGGATCTTACGGAACAAGAAATGATATCGCAATTATTTGGCCACCAAATAAAAAGCCGATTGTTCTTGCTATACTTTCTAATCATGATAAAGAAGATGCTGAATACGATGATAAACTTATTGCAGACGCAACCAAAGTCGTGTTAAATACCTTAAAAGCTACGGAATAA
- a CDS encoding lipoprotein BA_5634 family protein, with product MKKLVGIGLAAAISFGALSGCSLIGEKSNGLVVYGTEQQVQQLADLKKNDVKEKDVYKMKLATLEDKKVLVMDKKTGEELVKKELLKKVEKDDNTKAIDKLPAVTADQGVLFTKEKVENMTIDGVKLKYEGNTIIGNGRSYADMFAIVDDVAYNKVKGEEKSVGVLEFDKDPNNEMQDTKIKVEEVQLVKIKK from the coding sequence ATGAAAAAATTAGTAGGAATCGGATTAGCAGCAGCAATTTCATTCGGAGCATTATCAGGTTGTTCTTTAATAGGAGAGAAATCAAATGGTTTGGTAGTATACGGAACAGAACAACAAGTTCAACAATTAGCAGATCTGAAGAAAAATGATGTAAAAGAAAAAGATGTGTATAAAATGAAACTTGCAACATTAGAAGACAAAAAAGTACTTGTAATGGATAAAAAAACTGGTGAAGAGCTAGTGAAAAAAGAGCTACTTAAGAAAGTAGAAAAAGATGATAATACAAAAGCAATTGATAAATTACCAGCTGTAACAGCGGATCAAGGTGTATTATTTACGAAAGAAAAAGTAGAAAACATGACAATTGACGGCGTTAAATTAAAATACGAAGGTAACACAATCATCGGTAATGGTCGCTCTTATGCAGATATGTTTGCAATCGTAGATGATGTTGCATATAACAAAGTAAAAGGAGAAGAAAAATCTGTAGGTGTATTAGAGTTTGATAAAGACCCTAATAATGAAATGCAAGATACTAAAATCAAGGTAGAAGAAGTACAACTTGTTAAAATCAAAAAATAA
- a CDS encoding ABC transporter permease, which produces MYKVIAKRLLNAIPLLFVISIISFLLIKLAPGDPVRNFVTPNMSPIDVERIRKSLGLDQPIYVQYFLWLKNILTGNFGYSLQNHRPVLELITERLPATIGLMGSSLLVSFVIAIPLGLFTGVKKNSFFDRIVNFISYVGISMPVFWFALLLVYLFSLKLNLLPSMGMRTVGQDSFLDIVQHGILPCTVLAFQNVSVYMRYIRSSTIQQLEEDYVQIQYAYGASKKTVLFNHVLRNVLIPIITIFGLSIPSLVGGAFITETVFSWPGLGSLGVNAIFRFDYPIIMAITLLSSFMLILGNLIADILYGVVDPRIRMRG; this is translated from the coding sequence GTGTATAAAGTAATTGCGAAGAGGCTTTTAAATGCAATTCCGCTTTTATTTGTTATTTCTATTATTTCTTTTCTATTAATAAAATTAGCGCCAGGGGATCCGGTTCGAAACTTTGTTACGCCGAATATGAGTCCAATTGATGTGGAGCGTATTCGCAAAAGTTTAGGGTTAGATCAACCCATTTACGTGCAGTATTTTTTATGGTTAAAAAATATTTTAACAGGTAACTTTGGTTACTCACTTCAAAATCATCGTCCTGTTTTGGAACTTATCACAGAAAGATTACCTGCAACAATTGGGTTAATGGGATCATCTTTACTCGTCTCATTCGTAATCGCAATACCACTTGGACTATTTACAGGTGTGAAAAAGAATTCATTTTTTGACCGCATTGTAAACTTTATTTCATACGTTGGTATTTCTATGCCGGTTTTCTGGTTTGCATTACTATTAGTCTACTTATTCTCTTTAAAATTGAATCTGCTTCCGAGTATGGGTATGCGTACAGTTGGACAAGATTCCTTCTTGGATATTGTGCAGCACGGCATTTTACCTTGTACAGTACTTGCGTTCCAAAACGTCTCTGTGTATATGAGATATATTCGTTCGAGCACAATTCAGCAATTAGAAGAAGATTACGTACAAATTCAATATGCGTACGGCGCTTCAAAGAAAACAGTTTTATTTAATCACGTACTTCGAAATGTATTAATACCGATCATTACAATTTTCGGATTATCAATTCCAAGTTTAGTAGGTGGAGCGTTTATTACAGAAACAGTATTCTCATGGCCAGGACTCGGTTCACTCGGGGTAAATGCTATTTTTAGATTTGATTATCCAATTATTATGGCAATTACATTACTATCATCATTCATGTTAATTCTCGGTAACTTAATTGCTGATATTTTATATGGCGTAGTAGATCCGCGCATTCGAATGAGGGGGTGA
- a CDS encoding ABC transporter permease: MNNRRFQTIKNSFTKNKFVAMGVIILAVLTIASLFAFVSPYDPSKMSIPDRLQEPSMSHPFGTDDYGRDYLTRALYGGRVSLAVGFLAMVVSITIGTAVGAISGYFGGKLDNFLMRVVEVLMSIPSFFLMLLLNAYLKPGITTLVLIIGLLTWMDTARIVRAETLSVKEREYVLYAKVSGQKSLMIIIRHIIPNILSTIIIAATLTIATSILMESSLSFLGLGIREPDSSWGSMLNNAQGYIGEAWYLTLFPGFLILLTVLSFNVIGEALKKAFAPKGAGHEN; the protein is encoded by the coding sequence ATGAATAATAGGAGATTTCAAACGATAAAAAATAGTTTTACGAAAAATAAGTTCGTTGCAATGGGAGTTATCATACTTGCGGTTTTAACGATCGCATCGCTTTTTGCATTCGTATCACCGTACGATCCTAGTAAAATGTCGATTCCAGATCGCTTACAAGAACCGAGTATGAGTCATCCGTTCGGAACGGATGATTACGGAAGGGATTACTTAACGAGAGCGTTATATGGCGGACGAGTTTCGCTTGCGGTTGGTTTCCTTGCGATGGTTGTGTCCATTACAATCGGTACCGCAGTTGGAGCAATTAGCGGATATTTTGGCGGAAAGTTAGACAACTTTTTAATGCGAGTTGTTGAAGTACTGATGTCAATTCCATCATTCTTTTTAATGCTACTATTAAATGCGTATTTAAAACCAGGGATTACGACGTTAGTTCTTATTATCGGATTACTAACATGGATGGACACCGCGCGTATTGTAAGGGCAGAAACGTTATCTGTAAAAGAGCGTGAGTACGTTTTATACGCAAAAGTATCAGGACAAAAATCACTCATGATTATTATAAGACATATCATTCCGAACATTTTATCAACCATTATAATAGCCGCGACATTAACAATTGCGACATCGATTTTAATGGAATCATCACTTAGCTTCTTAGGTTTAGGTATTAGAGAACCAGATTCTTCTTGGGGCAGCATGCTAAACAATGCGCAAGGCTATATTGGTGAAGCTTGGTATTTAACACTCTTCCCAGGATTCCTTATCCTTTTAACGGTACTAAGTTTTAACGTAATTGGTGAAGCGCTTAAGAAAGCTTTCGCACCAAAAGGAGCTGGACATGAAAACTAA
- a CDS encoding cation-transporting P-type ATPase, which yields MSTRRNYYGSNKIEPSRRQYLQRFRRQFN from the coding sequence ATAAGCACGAGGAGGAATTACTATGGCTCAAACAAAATCGAACCGAGTCGCCGGCAATATCTTCAAAGGTTCCGTCGGCAATTTAATTGA